GCACAAGCCCCTCACAAATCTGTGTCAGACACCCTTCCATACTCTGACCGGCCAATAGTTGCAATTCGAGACTCTGCACCAATTGGATAAAAGGCTGAACGGAGGAGCCTTCCGACTCCAAAGTCAGTCCCCAATGCCACGCAACCACCTTCTGCGACTGATCAAACATGGGCATCACCACACATAGGGTCTTTTGCGGTGGCCTCCCCACCGGGAGAATGGTCAGCACTCTATTCAAGAGCTTCGGCGGAGCCTCAATTGCACAAAGATGGCTTCGAAGATTCTGCCATTCCTCATGAGCAACATAATCGGCAATGGACACCTGCCCTATTTCAGCCAGGTTCATCCCCAGCATATTATTCCCCACCGCATTGGCCATGAGGATCATACCATCACACGAAGTCACGAAATGGATCTGAGAGAATTCTAAGGGTGCAATCGAATCCGTGAACAAAACCCTTTGATCGCCATCAGGAAGAAAATTAGCAATGGGAGGAGGGTCGGACTTGGTGGAAAGAATTTGGGTGAGCCGGCCCCTCAATCGGTGAAGTGCCTGGGTGAGTTCCTGCTCTTGCGTATCGGAAAGGTCACTCGATTCAGCTTGAAAATCCCTCAAGGACTGCTCGAGTAAGTGATGGAGTCGTTCAAAAGTGGCCACAATTACCTTCACCCTGGCACTAGGAATGGGAAAACCACGGGGAGTATTTAGATAATAAACCCTATATCAATATCTTTTGGCAAGGTTTCCTGAACGTCAACCCGTCAAAAGAGGTGGAATTATTGGCGCCAATCTCTAACCGACGTACTCCGAACATCAGACAGATCAATCGATGGAAGGAAAGGCTGCGCGGGCTAACAGGCGACCCATCTTAGGTCTTAGGGAAAATCACTCCGGCCTCGGCATCGGCTTGCGCCTGAGCATAACGTGCCACCGTTCCAATATCGGACCAATAGGCGGTATGAAGAAATCCAAATATTTTCGAACCCCGCGCAAGCGCATCCGTATAGGAGTCGATGATGGAAAACGGCCTATCCGCAAGGGCATCGTGGAGGATGGAAGGATGGAGAATATGCACGCCTGCAAACATCCGTTGAACCAGGACGTTAGGCAATTCAGCTTGGCTCACTCCCCGACCATTTATTCTGAAAATACGATCTTGTGCGTCCGAATCTACGGCTCCCCATTGGGCTGCTTGCGGATGGTCGCGAAGCACTAACGTGGCCACGCCACCATGAGTCCGGTGAAACTCTACCAATCTCTTCACATCCAACTCGATCAATGTATCCCCATTAATAACCAGAAACGGGTGTTGCTCAAAAAACCACTCAGCCGCCTTTAATCCTCCACCCGTTCCTAACAGGGTCGATTCATGGGAATACCTCACCTGCATATCCCAACGGGATCCGTCCCCGATCGCTTCTTCAATCATATGTCCTAAATAATGCAGATTGATGATGACATCACGTATTCCATATGTTCGCAACAACAACAAATTCCAAATAATGAGCGGTGTTCCCGCAACCGGCAATAACGGTTTGGGTATCGTGTTGGTCAACGGACGAAGGCGAGTGCCAAGACCCGCGGCCAGAATCATGGCCTTCATATGCAAGAAGCTAACGCCATTCAGGGATATACGGAGACAGATGGGTGAGCAGTCGATGGAGTTGAGGATATTTTTCCAAATTGGCACGAACATTCTTTAATGTCCGGGGAATAGAGGCCAAAAAACTTGAATTCCCTTTTACTCGATCAATATATACAAACCGACCGGCAGCCTTCAGATTGCGTTGAATGCTCGTGAAGTCAAATAGCCGGCGAAACGCTTCAGGATCATGGAATAGCATAGCGGATTGTTGAGAACATGAGAGATTCCGGCGCATCCCTTCTACGTAACGAGCAATCAGACGATCGATTACCCCTTCATCGAGAGCGATGTAGGAATCCCTCAGCAGGGAGGCCAAATCATAGGTCACAGGGCCCATTAGGGCATCTTGAAAATCAATGACACCCAGCCGTTCTCCATCTACCATCAAGTTACGGGAATGATAATCACGATGAGTGAAAACCTGCGGTTGCGAGGTCAACCATTCCGCAATTTTCTGAAATTCCTCACGAACAGGAACATAATCGTTGGCACACATGAGCCGTCCCCGTCTCGCCACAATGCCATATTCTAAAAAATGGTCAAACTCCCAGAGATATAGGGGAACATCAAAAGACCGTGTCAACGCCACACAGGGAGCGCTGGAAGGATGTGAGGCCCGGAGATGAAGCTGAACGAGTTGATCAACCGCCTTGCAGTATAGATCCTCCCCGATAGCCGGAGTAGATCCCTGCCATGCTTGGGCCAGCGTCACGTCTCCGAAATCTTCGAGGTAGAGCAATCCAGAGGATTCATCGTAAAAATATAACTCGGGAACCTGAACGCCATTCTTCTGCAGATGTTTCAGAATATTCGTGAACGGCAATTCAGTGACGTCTCCTCCGGCTCCACTTACGGCCTCCTCAGAAGCTTTAAACCCTTCCGGGTCGGCTAACTTCATCAGAATCACAGAGGAAACAGGAGCCATGGAAAGGTGCAAACGGTAATAGCGACGATTCGAGGCATCCCCCGCCAACGGCACGCATTGCTCTAGTTCGGCGGTGAACGGAAGATGTTTACGAAGAGTAAAGGACACACCCGAGAGATCGAGGCCCGTCATAGACAGGGAAGCTTGAGGCATCATTGATTGCAATTATACGGGCATACCACCTTCTTGTCATCAAAAGGCAATAAGAGCCACTAATTTTGAAAACCGAATTCACCTCCCTGAAATACAACAGCCTGGATGCACGGAGTGAAAGAAAAAGCCCTTGCATCCCCAAATGCCTGCCTGCTTGCTTGAGCGTCAAAGCGGCTTCAGCGCAAAAAGGCGAAGTCTCTCCGCAAAGGATGGGAACAGTACCGCGATATCTTTTTATCTTTCCTCGATTTAAGATTGAGAACATTTAGACGATAAGTAGGATTAAGAGAGGGAAAATTCTCACAAGTCACCATAATCACCCACAAATCTAAAGGTGCTCTATGGAAATCACCAATCCAACCCTTCCAACTCTCCCCTCCCCTCAATCTACCTCCTCGGTCCAGGACGGAGATGTGGGCCAGAAGGGAAGTTTTTACAGCCGCAACCGAAAAAAACAAGAAAAGAAGTTTGAGCACCACTCAGAAGAACCACCACCCCGCATAGATCGGTCAACACGACTCATTGATATTCACGTGTAGCACGGATGAATTCTTGAAGTTTCATGTTTCCTACGGGCCGAAACAAGGACGTCCCTTCAGATATTGATCAGAAGAAGAAATACCCTCCAGATGCGCTGCTGATGAATGACCATATTGGGGGCTCTCGTTCTTAATTAAATCAAAATCTAAATATTGCGCCCTATCGATAAATTCATCTCTATATATAGTGCTTGTTGTTTACTTTTGGGTATATTGGCTTTTGGAATTCTTGATGTAGCCATTCATTCCTTGATGAGAGCGATGCATGAGTTATAAAAACATCGGTGATTACGGCATTATTGGAGATCTTCATACCATTGCGCTTGTTGGGATCGATGGATCCATTGATTGGTGTTGCCTGCCACGCTTTGACTCCCCTAGTCTATTTGCAGCCATTCTTGACGAGAAAATTGGAGGGTACTTCAAGATTGCCCCCGTCATAAAGGGCAATACGCGACAAATGTACCTGCCCGAAACCAATATCCTGCTGACCCGGTTTCTGCAACATGATGGAGTCGGCGAACTCACTGACTTCATGCCCATCGAATCGGACGAAGCCGGATACCGGCCTCGCCGCCACCAAATCATCCGGATGCTCTCCGTGGTCCGTGGAACCGTCACCTTTCGACTTGAATGCGCGCCCGCATTTAATTTTGGTCGTGACCTTCATGACATCGAGACCAGACCGAAAGGCATCATTTTTCAATCCGGCGAACAATCCGTGGGATTGGTCAGCCCCATTCCCCTTCAAACGCGGGAAAATTTGGCGTATCAAGAATTCACACTCCATCAGGGCGAAAGCCTGACGTTTTTTTTGGAATACATCGAAGTCAAAAACGGCGACCAGCTGTTATCCACTCCAGAGTCCGGCGATGAGGCCTTTCGAAATACGTCCGCCTTCTGGCAGCGCTGGCTGGCTCAATGCCAATACGATGGACGATGGCGGGAAGTGGTTCACCGGTCAGCCTTGGCCCTCAAACTCCTAACCTATGCTCCAACCGGAGCCATTGTCGCGGCTCCCACAACCAGTCTTCCAGAAAATATCGGGGGTCCCCGAAATTGGGACTATCGTTATACCTGGATTCGGGATGCAGCCTTTTCGATATACGGGCTCTTGCGCCTGGGATTTACGGTGGAAGCCAGTCGATTCATGGATTGGCTCAATGCCCGTTGTTGCGAACTCAATCCGGACGGATCCATCCAATTGATGTATGGCATCGACGGTCGTCGCAATCTGACCGAAGAAGAATTGCCCCATCTGGATGGCCACCGCCGTTCCCGCCCCGTGCGTATCGGCAATGGAGCCGCCTCTCAACTGCAAATGGATATGTACGGCGCACTCATGGACGCGGTATATCTTTATAATAAACACGGCGCATCCATTTCCTATGATCTCTGGGTCAACCTTTGCCGCCTTTTGGATTTTGTCTGCGATAATTGGGAGCAACCTGATGAAGGTATTTGGGAAGTCAGAGGAGGACGCCGTCATTTTGTCTATTCCAAAGTCATGTGCTGGGTGGCCTTGGATCGTGGAATTCGTCTGGCCGACAAACGGGGCTTTCCAGGCAGCCGGGCCCGATGGATGGAGCAACGCGACCGGATCTACAGGGAAATTATGGCACGGGGTTGGAATGCCGATATTGGAGCCTTCGTTCAATCGTACGATAGCGAAGCGTTGGATGCCGCCAACCTGATTATGCCTCTCGTCTTCTTTGTGTCTCCCACTGATCCTCGGATGCTCTCAACCATTGATCGCACACTCGAGCAACTGTCATTAGGAAGCCTTGTGTATCGTTATGAAAACGGGAAGGCCGCCTCAGATGGCCTGGACAGCGAAGAAGGCACCTTTAGCATGTGTACCTTTTGGTTAGTCGAAGCCCTGACCAAAGCAGGGCGATTGACGGAAGCACGACTGATCTTTGAAAAAATGTTAAGTTATGGTAATCATCTTCGCTTATATGCCGAAGAAGTCTCGCACTCGGGGGAACAGTTAGGAAATTTTCCCCAGGCCTTTACACATTTTGGTCTCATAACGGCGGCCTGCAATCTTGATCTGGCTCTCAATACAAAACGAGCCGCCCACACTGTC
The Nitrospiraceae bacterium DNA segment above includes these coding regions:
- a CDS encoding NDP-sugar synthase gives rise to the protein MILAAGLGTRLRPLTNTIPKPLLPVAGTPLIIWNLLLLRTYGIRDVIINLHYLGHMIEEAIGDGSRWDMQVRYSHESTLLGTGGGLKAAEWFFEQHPFLVINGDTLIELDVKRLVEFHRTHGGVATLVLRDHPQAAQWGAVDSDAQDRIFRINGRGVSQAELPNVLVQRMFAGVHILHPSILHDALADRPFSIIDSYTDALARGSKIFGFLHTAYWSDIGTVARYAQAQADAEAGVIFPKT
- a CDS encoding glycoside hydrolase family 15 protein translates to MSYKNIGDYGIIGDLHTIALVGIDGSIDWCCLPRFDSPSLFAAILDEKIGGYFKIAPVIKGNTRQMYLPETNILLTRFLQHDGVGELTDFMPIESDEAGYRPRRHQIIRMLSVVRGTVTFRLECAPAFNFGRDLHDIETRPKGIIFQSGEQSVGLVSPIPLQTRENLAYQEFTLHQGESLTFFLEYIEVKNGDQLLSTPESGDEAFRNTSAFWQRWLAQCQYDGRWREVVHRSALALKLLTYAPTGAIVAAPTTSLPENIGGPRNWDYRYTWIRDAAFSIYGLLRLGFTVEASRFMDWLNARCCELNPDGSIQLMYGIDGRRNLTEEELPHLDGHRRSRPVRIGNGAASQLQMDMYGALMDAVYLYNKHGASISYDLWVNLCRLLDFVCDNWEQPDEGIWEVRGGRRHFVYSKVMCWVALDRGIRLADKRGFPGSRARWMEQRDRIYREIMARGWNADIGAFVQSYDSEALDAANLIMPLVFFVSPTDPRMLSTIDRTLEQLSLGSLVYRYENGKAASDGLDSEEGTFSMCTFWLVEALTKAGRLTEARLIFEKMLSYGNHLRLYAEEVSHSGEQLGNFPQAFTHFGLITAACNLDLALNTKRAAHTVVRRNRPSATSSHQAL
- a CDS encoding phosphotransferase; translation: MQSMMPQASLSMTGLDLSGVSFTLRKHLPFTAELEQCVPLAGDASNRRYYRLHLSMAPVSSVILMKLADPEGFKASEEAVSGAGGDVTELPFTNILKHLQKNGVQVPELYFYDESSGLLYLEDFGDVTLAQAWQGSTPAIGEDLYCKAVDQLVQLHLRASHPSSAPCVALTRSFDVPLYLWEFDHFLEYGIVARRGRLMCANDYVPVREEFQKIAEWLTSQPQVFTHRDYHSRNLMVDGERLGVIDFQDALMGPVTYDLASLLRDSYIALDEGVIDRLIARYVEGMRRNLSCSQQSAMLFHDPEAFRRLFDFTSIQRNLKAAGRFVYIDRVKGNSSFLASIPRTLKNVRANLEKYPQLHRLLTHLSPYIPEWR